The genomic DNA TGTTCCCGGGATGAATTCCAATCATAAGATCGTGGCTTCCGATGATTTCGATCAAACCCGGCTTCCGCTCGTATGGCAGTGGAATCACAATCCCGACAACAATCTTTGGTCTCTAACCGAGCGCCCGGGATTTATGCGGCTGAAGACCGGACGGACCAGCACGGGCATTTTGGACGCGCGCAACTCACTGACACAAAGAAGCATCGGGCCGGAAAGCTCTGGACGGATTGCCCTCGATGTAAGCCGGATGAAAAGCGGGGACTATGCAGGGCTTGCCGCGTTGCAGAAAAACTACGGATTCGTCGGCGTAAAAATGTCCGGGAATTCCAAATCCATCATCATGGTCAACGGAAGCGGGACAGCCCCTGTGGAAGTCGCGAGTGTGCCGCTTGCGCAGAACACAGTGCATTTCAAAGTGGAAATGGATTTTAAAAATAATACCGACAAAGCCTACTTCTATTACAGCCTGGATGGCAACCGCTGGACAGCTATTGGCAACACGCTGCAAATGAGCTATACCCTGCCGCATTTTATGGGATACCGGTTTGCCTTATTTAACTATGCAACGCAATCGGCTGGCGGGTATGTGGATTTCGATTATTTTAGAATCGAGAACCGGATGACGGGGACAGGGGGATCGGGTGAGTCGCCGCAGTCACCTGTACAAAGCGGATCGGTGTATAAGCTGAGGAATGCGCACAGCAGCATGGTTATCGGTATTTCCGGCATGTCCACGGCGAACGGAGGACAAGCCGTCCAATGGAACGATAATGGCAGTGCGGATCATCAGTGGCGGTTTGACCGCTTAAGCAGCGGCTACTACAAGCTGACAAATATCCACAGCGGCAAGGTGCTGGGGGTTGAGAACATGTCCACGGCGAATGGCGCTTCCGCCATACAATGGGATGACAATGGCACGGCGGATCATGAATGGCAGCTCGCTCCCGTAGGGGACGGCAGCTATAAATTGGTGAACCGTCATAGCGGCAAGGTGCTCGGCGTGGACGGCATGTCCAAGACGGCAGGCGCAAGAATCGTGCAGTGGGACGATAACGGCACGGCGGATCACAACTGGACATTTTCGTTCGTTCGATAACGAATCTATGAAATGCGGATGCACACACATTTTATTTTGAACAATGGGGAGGAAATGGTAATGAAAACAAACCAAAGAATCATAGCTGTATTATTAACCTTTATGCTGCTGGGAATAGGGATGTTCCAAGGCCAGGCTGCGCACGCAGAGACGCCGGCGATCGCCAAAACCCCTGGCAACGGCAATCCGCTGATGGATCATAAGCTTGGGGCTGACCCGTTTGCGATGACCTATAACGGCAGGGTCTATCTATACATGTCCAGTGATGCTTACGAATACGATAGCAGCGGCAAAATCAAATCGAATTCGTTCAGCAATTTGAACAAAGTCCATGTCATTTCTTCAGACGATATGGTGAACTGGACGGATCACGGCGCTATTCCCGTCGCGGGACCAAACGGGATTGCCAAGTGGGCCAGCGGTTCCTGGGCACCAGCGGCTGCTCATAAGAAGATCAACGGACAGGATAAATTCTTTCTCTATTTCTCCAATAGTGCAGGAGGGCTTGGCGTGCTTACCGCGGACAGCCCGATAGGGCCGTGGACAGATCCGCTTGGACGAGCGCTGGTCACTTTGAACACACCTGGCGTTGCGGGCGTTGTATGGCTGTTTGATCCGGCCGTATTAGTCGATGATAATGGCACCGGCTATCTGTATTTCGGCGGGGGAATTCCTGGCGGCAACAATCCGACGCAGCAGCAATGGGCGAGTCCCAAGACAGCCCGCGTCATCAAACTAAGCGATGATATGATTCATACGGAAGGCAGCGCGCAGGTCATTGACGCTCCGTTCTTTTTTGAAGACTCGGGAATCCACAAATATAACGGCAAATACTATTATTCCTACTGCTCCAACTTTGGCGGAAATCATCCGCCGGGAACCCCTCCTCCTGGAGAAATTGCCTACATGGTGAGCGATAACCCGATGGGGCCGTTTACTTATGTAAAATCGATCTTAAAAAATCCGTATGAGTTTTTCGGCGTCGGGGGCAATAACCATCATTCCATCTTCTCATTCAACAATAAGTGGTATATAGCCTACCATGCCCAGACTGTGAGCAAAGCCATCCTTGGCGATGGATTGGGGTATCGTTCCCCTCATATCAATGAGCTAACGTATGCGGGCAATGGAGAAATCAACCCGATTCAGGGAACGATGAAAGGCGTTTCGCAGATCAAAAATCTAAATCCGTATGTACGGACGGAAGCCGAGACGATCGCCTGGCAGGGCGGCATTTTGACAGAGGCTGCTCAGGCACCAGGCGGCATGGTGCCAAGCGTAAACATGAACGTAACCGATATTCATAATGGCGACTGGATCGCCGTCGCCAACGCTGACTTTGGATCGAATGGCGCGACGAGCTTCAAAGCAAATGTGGCCTCGACGGTAGGAGGGCAAATCGAAATTCGGCTTGACAGTCCGACAGGCCAGGTCATCGGGACGCTTCAGGTTAATCCGACAGGGGGCAATCAAACTTGGAGCCTCAGAGAAACTACCGTAAGCCGTGTGACTGGCGTTCATCATGTGTATTTTATGTTTAAAGGTGCAAATAATCAGCGTCTGTTCAACTTGGATTACTGGCAGTTCGGCACTTCTACGGGCGGGGGGCAGCCATCTGATATTGAGAGCGGCCGCGTGTACACGCTGAAGAACGAACATAGCGGTCTGATGATCGGCATAGCAGGCGCATCTACAGCCGACGGCGCACAGGCCCTGCAATCGAACAATTTTGGTGCGACAGATCACGAATGGCGGGTGGACAGTTTGAATAATGGCTATTATAAGCTGACGAATATGCGCAGCGGCAAGGTGCTCGGGATTGAGAACATGTCCACCGCCAATGGGGCCAAAGCCATACAGTGGAACGACAACGGCACGGCAGACCATGATTGGCAATTCGTCCCTGTGGGCAATGGCAGCTACAAGATCCTCAACCGCCACAGCGGCAAGGTGCTCGGCGTGGATAGCATGTCCACGACATCAGGCGCAAACATTGTACAATGGGATGATAACGGTACGGCAGACCATAACTGGCGATTTGTATTTGTAAGGTAAGACAAATAAGAACCCACCCAGGCAGCGCCAGAGGTGGGTTCTTATTCATTCTAGACTTAAGTTTCCAACCCCTTTAATTATGAAATAATTTAATATATTATTACACATGATAAGGAGGTTATATTTGGGCACCTGCCACCCGGCAAATATGAAAGCGCTGTACATACTGGGTTTCCATGTAATGAAGTTGCAGGAGCAGCTTGAGCTTAGCTTCATCTTTCGGCTCATACGATGAATATTTAATCATATTAGGAGAGGGGAGATTTCGATGAACACAGAACTAAGTTGGGTGAATGAGGCTTGGAAC from Paenibacillus woosongensis includes the following:
- a CDS encoding RICIN domain-containing protein, with protein sequence MRQKFCLVLATLTLMAVFLSPGLHAAEDQNSFENPILWADVPDPDVIRVGNAFYMTSTTMHMNPGVPIMKSYDLVHWEIVNYVYDTLGDSDAQALRNGQNEYGKGSWASSLRYHNGTYYVVFSSSTAGNTFIYKTQDIEKGPWTRSTIGFYHDMSLLFDDDGRVYLVHGGGDIRLTELTADASAVKPGGLNQVIIPNASLVAGPNVGLPAEGAHIQKINGKYYIFLITWPQGKGRTQLVFRADRITGPYEGRVALDFAGVAQGGIVDTPDGKWYGMLFQDHGSVGRTPFLVPVSWQNAWPVFGVNGQIPAQMPMPVPGMNSNHKIVASDDFDQTRLPLVWQWNHNPDNNLWSLTERPGFMRLKTGRTSTGILDARNSLTQRSIGPESSGRIALDVSRMKSGDYAGLAALQKNYGFVGVKMSGNSKSIIMVNGSGTAPVEVASVPLAQNTVHFKVEMDFKNNTDKAYFYYSLDGNRWTAIGNTLQMSYTLPHFMGYRFALFNYATQSAGGYVDFDYFRIENRMTGTGGSGESPQSPVQSGSVYKLRNAHSSMVIGISGMSTANGGQAVQWNDNGSADHQWRFDRLSSGYYKLTNIHSGKVLGVENMSTANGASAIQWDDNGTADHEWQLAPVGDGSYKLVNRHSGKVLGVDGMSKTAGARIVQWDDNGTADHNWTFSFVR
- a CDS encoding carbohydrate-binding protein is translated as MLLGIGMFQGQAAHAETPAIAKTPGNGNPLMDHKLGADPFAMTYNGRVYLYMSSDAYEYDSSGKIKSNSFSNLNKVHVISSDDMVNWTDHGAIPVAGPNGIAKWASGSWAPAAAHKKINGQDKFFLYFSNSAGGLGVLTADSPIGPWTDPLGRALVTLNTPGVAGVVWLFDPAVLVDDNGTGYLYFGGGIPGGNNPTQQQWASPKTARVIKLSDDMIHTEGSAQVIDAPFFFEDSGIHKYNGKYYYSYCSNFGGNHPPGTPPPGEIAYMVSDNPMGPFTYVKSILKNPYEFFGVGGNNHHSIFSFNNKWYIAYHAQTVSKAILGDGLGYRSPHINELTYAGNGEINPIQGTMKGVSQIKNLNPYVRTEAETIAWQGGILTEAAQAPGGMVPSVNMNVTDIHNGDWIAVANADFGSNGATSFKANVASTVGGQIEIRLDSPTGQVIGTLQVNPTGGNQTWSLRETTVSRVTGVHHVYFMFKGANNQRLFNLDYWQFGTSTGGGQPSDIESGRVYTLKNEHSGLMIGIAGASTADGAQALQSNNFGATDHEWRVDSLNNGYYKLTNMRSGKVLGIENMSTANGAKAIQWNDNGTADHDWQFVPVGNGSYKILNRHSGKVLGVDSMSTTSGANIVQWDDNGTADHNWRFVFVR